A single region of the Chelmon rostratus isolate fCheRos1 chromosome 5, fCheRos1.pri, whole genome shotgun sequence genome encodes:
- the egr3 gene encoding early growth response protein 3, protein MTGKLAEKLPLTMSSLINTIPDSLYPEEDIPTSMNIFTNTESINHYSQMNTDNIMDLGMGSEKAAGEIQYGSSFQSNRSGQTVTYLGKFAFDTPPSGGIGGSGWCSDNNIISLVSAGILGVSPSPGTVTTQTSSSAASMGGQTSDMEQVYGPPLPAYSTCSDLYQDQVSFHHSPATSTALAYPGNDYHSTSKASMDGSLFSMIPDYNLFHHQGEVGVMEHKPFQTMDPIRVNPPPITPLETIRAFKDKQQIHPGFIGGQQHPPQHHPPPQTLTLKPIRPRKYPNRPSKTPVHERPHACPAENCDRRFSRSDELTRHLRIHTGHKPFQCRICMRSFSRSDHLTTHIRTHTGEKPFSCEFCGRKFARSDERKRHAKVHLKQKDKKPADKSSGAAGSHSSPPSSCGGPTVGTS, encoded by the exons ATGACAGGGAAACTAGCGGAGAAGCTCCCTCTTACCATGAGCAGTTTAATAAACACGATCCCTGACAGTCTCTACCCAGAAGAGGACATCCCGACGTCTATGAATATTTTCACCAATACGGAATCTATTAACCACTATTCGCAGATGAACACAG ATAATATCATGGATCTGGGCATGGGAAGCGAGAAAGCAGCCGGAGAGATTCAGTATGGATCCAGCTTCCAGTCCAACCGCAGCGGGCAGACTGTCACCTATCTGGGGAAGTTTGCCTTTGACACTCCTCCGTCAGGTGGCATTGGTGGCTCTGGCTGGTGCTCTGATAACAATATCATCAGTCTTGTCAGTGCAGGGATCCTGGGCGTTTCTCCATCACCCGGCACGGTAACAACACAGACATCATCCTCCGCAGCCAGCATGGGCGGACAGACGTCAGATATGGAGCAGGTATATGGTCCGCCACTGCCTGCCTATTCCACCTGCAGCGACCTGTACCAGGACCAGGTCTCCTTCCACCACAGCCCTGCCACCAGCACAGCCCTAGCCTACCCTGGCAATGACTATCACTCCACATCCAAAGCCTCCATGGATGGCAGCCTTTTCTCCATGATTCCTGACTACAACCTTTTCCATCATCAGGGGGAGGTTGGCGTGATGGAGCACAAGCCCTTCCAGACCATGGACCCCATCCGAGTCAACCCTCCGCCCATCACACCCTTGGAGACCATCAGAGCGTTCAAAGACAAGCAGCAGATTCACCCAGGTTTCATCGGCGGGCAGCAGCACCCTCCTCAGCACCACCCACCGCCACAGACTCTTACCCTCAAACCCATCCGACCACGGAAGTACCCCAACCGTCCCAGCAAAACCCCCGTCCACGAACGGCCGCACGCCTGTCCGGCAGAGAACTGTGACAGACGCTTCTCGCGCTCAGACGAGCTCACACGTCACCTTCGCATCCACACAGGTCACAAACCCTTCCAGTGCCGAATATGCATGCGCTCCTTCAGCCGGAGCGACCACCTGACCACGCACATCCGCACGCACACGGGCGAGAAACCCTTCTCCTGTGAGTTCTGTGGACGCAAGTTTGCCAGAAGTGACGAGCGAAAGAGACACGCAAAGGTTCACCTGAAACAGAAGGACAAGAAGCCAGCTGACAAGAGCAGTGGGGCAGCTGGGAGCCACAGCTCGCCACCCAGCTCCTGTGGGGGGCCGACAGTGGGAACGTCATGA